A window of Sphingobium herbicidovorans contains these coding sequences:
- a CDS encoding O-antigen ligase family protein, giving the protein MASTWHRIGNVPSPALPGSSVAEQDSRIVVVAQIFYFVFLMMVFIGQQPFASRTQDELVAMAADNDGSDLFKQALFIGFALLLTAVQMLRQHPLKYRFTFWPLAIMLVWFLITCSWGVDPFVSFKRVMQQFIVIYITFCALALMGPERLFTALRWALITSLIICWISMPLTPAAVHPPTESDKALIGAWRGFFFHKNIAGAVMALCFIVCGNAWIDRRKWYYALFALMAFLFVVGTKSKTSLALCIGMLMISNIYRALSDSTQKRAILLMMLGFGMVGFLALYIAYQPTIERLFADPTSFTGRVSIWQVVFDYLADHPYLGAGFGGFWQVGTNSPAHDYLNQQFQMLTAHSHDGYLEILVTTGPLGLIMLLVSFLALPAYWFLTGSTKQNQHLMVPAFAVWVFVMYQNLLETSFFDKDRQVWVIFLAAIATAHATFKAKPRPQWQRRQISSAETAHG; this is encoded by the coding sequence ATGGCCTCCACCTGGCATCGCATCGGCAATGTGCCCTCCCCCGCCCTGCCCGGTTCATCGGTTGCGGAGCAGGACAGCCGCATAGTGGTGGTCGCGCAGATCTTCTACTTCGTGTTCCTGATGATGGTATTCATCGGCCAGCAGCCCTTCGCGTCGCGCACGCAGGACGAACTGGTGGCGATGGCGGCGGATAACGACGGATCGGACCTTTTCAAGCAGGCCTTGTTCATCGGCTTTGCCTTGCTGCTGACGGCGGTGCAGATGCTGCGGCAGCATCCGCTGAAATACCGTTTCACCTTCTGGCCGCTGGCGATCATGCTCGTCTGGTTTCTGATCACATGCAGTTGGGGCGTGGATCCCTTCGTATCCTTCAAACGTGTGATGCAACAATTTATCGTGATCTACATCACATTCTGCGCGCTGGCGCTGATGGGGCCGGAAAGGTTGTTCACCGCCCTGCGGTGGGCGTTGATCACGTCGCTGATTATTTGTTGGATATCCATGCCGCTGACCCCTGCGGCGGTGCATCCGCCTACCGAGAGCGACAAGGCGCTCATCGGCGCATGGAGAGGCTTTTTCTTCCACAAGAATATTGCGGGAGCGGTGATGGCATTGTGCTTCATCGTTTGCGGCAATGCGTGGATAGACCGGCGCAAATGGTATTATGCGCTGTTTGCTCTCATGGCTTTCCTGTTCGTAGTCGGTACGAAGAGCAAAACGTCGCTGGCGCTGTGCATCGGTATGCTCATGATCAGCAACATCTACCGGGCGCTCAGCGACAGCACGCAAAAGCGGGCGATCCTGCTCATGATGCTGGGCTTTGGCATGGTGGGGTTCCTGGCGCTCTATATTGCGTATCAACCGACAATCGAGCGGCTTTTCGCCGATCCGACCAGTTTTACCGGGCGTGTCTCGATCTGGCAGGTGGTATTCGATTATCTGGCGGATCATCCCTATCTGGGCGCTGGCTTCGGCGGTTTTTGGCAGGTCGGCACAAATTCCCCCGCCCATGACTATTTAAACCAGCAGTTTCAGATGCTTACAGCCCACTCGCATGATGGATATCTGGAAATCCTCGTAACGACCGGACCACTGGGACTGATCATGCTGCTGGTCAGCTTTTTGGCTCTGCCAGCCTATTGGTTCCTGACCGGCTCCACCAAGCAGAACCAGCATCTGATGGTGCCAGCCTTCGCAGTCTGGGTGTTCGTCATGTACCAGAACCTGCTGGAAACCAGCTTCTTCGACAAAGACCGGCAGGTCTGGGTGATCTTCCTCGCAGCCATCGCAACGGCGCATGCAACCTTCAAGGCCAAGCCGCGCCCACAATGGCAACGGCGACAAATTTCTTCAGCGGAGACGGCTCATGGCTAG
- a CDS encoding WecB/TagA/CpsF family glycosyltransferase, whose amino-acid sequence MSAERALRQPFPSAEGPEKKVMVGGVPVSTLSLDALINKMVRDAPLRRMQKQPPLLVFDCNGQGLSMNASDAQFRADLAQADLIHADGQIIVIASRWFGKTPIADRSSTTDMFIDSLVPAAKQGVRYYLLGGEEKVNAECAHRILEAAPGLELAGRRNGFWSREDEDAVIEEINATAPDVLWVGTGKPREQAFCVRNRDRINAGWIVTCGGLYNYVTGDYPRAPMWMQKSGLEWLHRMVTRPRQLAWRYITTNPHALWLIWKHRHG is encoded by the coding sequence ATGAGTGCCGAACGGGCTCTGCGCCAGCCCTTCCCTTCTGCAGAAGGACCGGAAAAGAAGGTGATGGTTGGCGGCGTGCCGGTCTCCACCCTCTCACTCGACGCGCTTATCAACAAGATGGTCCGGGATGCACCCCTGCGCCGGATGCAAAAGCAGCCGCCTTTGCTCGTATTCGACTGCAACGGCCAAGGACTGTCCATGAACGCCAGCGACGCGCAGTTCCGGGCAGACCTCGCCCAGGCGGACCTGATCCATGCCGATGGACAGATCATCGTCATAGCGTCGCGCTGGTTCGGCAAGACACCCATCGCGGATCGATCCAGCACCACCGACATGTTCATCGACAGTCTGGTTCCCGCGGCGAAGCAAGGCGTGCGCTACTATTTGCTGGGCGGGGAGGAGAAAGTGAACGCGGAGTGCGCGCACCGGATCCTCGAAGCAGCGCCGGGGCTGGAATTGGCCGGTCGGCGCAACGGCTTCTGGTCGCGCGAAGATGAGGATGCCGTGATCGAAGAGATCAATGCGACAGCCCCGGATGTGCTTTGGGTCGGCACGGGCAAGCCGCGCGAGCAGGCATTCTGCGTCCGCAACAGGGACAGGATAAACGCCGGTTGGATAGTGACCTGCGGCGGGCTCTATAATTATGTGACCGGGGACTATCCCCGCGCGCCTATGTGGATGCAGAAATCCGGCCTGGAATGGCTTCACCGGATGGTGACGCGTCCCAGACAACTCGCTTGGCGCTATATCACGACCAATCCGCATGCCCTGTGGCTGATCTGGAAACATCGCCATGGCTGA
- a CDS encoding polysaccharide biosynthesis protein — protein MAEGRAEPEALPAPFPQQRGTSVEHASPPPAQRKGLGALLGRFGVASLSSAIVSVSHLGVQLFSIHQLNTAAIGILAFLLVIIQFGYGLSNALVSTPYTIAVNQGDDADGKSFDFFFPINLLLALSQGLLCAGIASATASPSAAAIFGLAGTLSLVRWFGRSNAYAHHAPARAARSDLAYAGTIVAGLLIATRTGADLASIGAMLVAANIVGLTPFGLDYLRRHIAMGPGRALSGYRPVWREQSAWTLVGVLSTEATSNSHSYIVTLLAGPTAFAPVAVGMLFFRPVNVCITALTQLERPRMTRAVASGDHAGAIKSERIFMAALVLLWAATCGVAAVVLFGFPQLILKPTLDHELVAIAVGLCALLSLVQCVQTPMSVMTQARKAFRPLANQSLRSCGVGLMAVTLLTLAVAPIFSIAGVVLSQLVMMLGIWQIDRKWRAQHGVTG, from the coding sequence ATGGCTGAAGGACGGGCCGAGCCTGAAGCCCTTCCCGCCCCCTTCCCGCAGCAGAGAGGGACGAGCGTTGAGCATGCCTCTCCTCCCCCCGCGCAGCGAAAGGGGCTTGGCGCCTTGTTGGGCCGTTTCGGCGTGGCCAGCCTGTCGTCCGCAATCGTGTCGGTCAGTCATCTTGGCGTACAGCTGTTTTCGATCCACCAGCTCAACACTGCTGCGATCGGCATCCTGGCCTTTCTGCTGGTGATCATCCAGTTCGGCTACGGCCTGTCGAACGCGCTGGTATCCACGCCCTATACGATCGCGGTCAATCAGGGCGACGATGCCGATGGCAAATCGTTCGACTTCTTCTTTCCGATAAACCTGTTGCTGGCGCTCAGCCAGGGATTGCTCTGCGCAGGGATAGCGTCGGCCACGGCGTCGCCATCAGCAGCGGCGATATTCGGGCTGGCGGGGACCCTGTCCCTCGTGCGCTGGTTCGGGCGGTCCAATGCCTATGCGCATCACGCACCCGCCCGCGCGGCACGATCAGACCTTGCCTATGCGGGGACGATCGTTGCCGGATTGCTGATTGCAACGCGCACCGGAGCTGATCTCGCCAGCATCGGCGCCATGCTCGTTGCGGCTAACATTGTGGGCCTTACGCCCTTCGGCCTCGATTATCTGCGGCGACATATCGCGATGGGGCCGGGCCGCGCCTTGAGCGGCTACCGGCCAGTGTGGCGGGAGCAATCCGCCTGGACGCTGGTGGGCGTATTATCAACTGAAGCGACCTCCAACTCGCACAGCTATATCGTTACTTTGCTCGCCGGGCCAACGGCCTTTGCGCCGGTGGCGGTAGGGATGCTATTCTTCCGGCCGGTGAATGTGTGTATCACTGCGCTCACCCAACTTGAACGGCCGCGCATGACCCGCGCAGTGGCCAGCGGCGATCATGCCGGCGCGATCAAGTCGGAACGCATCTTCATGGCCGCACTCGTTCTTCTTTGGGCGGCGACCTGTGGCGTCGCGGCGGTAGTGCTCTTCGGTTTTCCGCAGCTGATCCTGAAGCCCACACTCGACCATGAACTGGTGGCGATTGCCGTCGGGCTTTGCGCCCTGCTTTCTCTCGTCCAATGTGTCCAGACGCCCATGAGCGTCATGACGCAGGCGCGCAAAGCGTTCAGGCCGCTTGCAAACCAAAGCCTGCGCAGTTGTGGTGTGGGACTCATGGCGGTGACCCTGCTGACGCTGGCCGTGGCCCCGATTTTTTCCATCGCGGGCGTCGTACTGTCGCAGTTAGTGATGATGCTGGGCATATGGCAGATCGACCGGAAATGGCGCGCCCAGCACGGAGTGACGGGCTGA